From a region of the Fischerella sp. JS2 genome:
- a CDS encoding anti-sigma factor family protein, whose product MTTDSHLNDHSYLQLNIDLLDGEAEHTNESTGAMDMVKRDRFELLSAYLDGEVTAAERRQVEALLANDQAVKCLYARLLKLRQGLRTMPIPQSQPVEETVERVLSRLRRRRARLALIWGGTAIAATLIGAVSGLLPGGKLTPQLAQRPATEQAQLAQPENIAAPLIVSINNPILPIPKAAETTPEKPVNLEKQLQPLSIENEYH is encoded by the coding sequence ATGACTACTGATTCTCATTTAAATGACCATTCCTACTTGCAATTAAATATCGATTTGCTAGATGGGGAGGCAGAGCATACCAATGAATCAACGGGTGCTATGGATATGGTGAAGCGCGATCGCTTCGAGTTATTGAGTGCTTATCTTGATGGAGAAGTGACAGCTGCCGAACGTAGGCAAGTAGAAGCACTACTGGCAAACGATCAGGCGGTAAAGTGCTTGTATGCGCGACTTTTGAAGTTGCGTCAGGGCTTACGAACTATGCCCATACCACAGTCGCAGCCGGTGGAAGAAACTGTTGAACGAGTCCTATCTCGTTTACGTCGTCGCCGTGCGCGTTTGGCCTTGATCTGGGGAGGTACAGCGATTGCTGCGACCCTGATTGGTGCAGTATCTGGGTTATTACCAGGCGGGAAATTAACCCCACAACTGGCTCAACGGCCTGCAACAGAACAGGCGCAACTAGCACAGCCAGAAAATATTGCTGCACCATTAATTGTTTCTATTAACAATCCTATCTTGCCAATTCCGAAAGCAGCAGAAACTACTCCAGAAAAGCCAGTTAACCTGGAAAAACAGTTACAACCGTTAAGTATAGAAAACGAATATCATTAA
- the leuS gene encoding leucine--tRNA ligase has protein sequence MDSRYNPTAIEEKWQKTWNELGLDKTSPDTNKPKYYALSMFPYPSGSLHMGHVRNYTITDVIARLKRMQGYRVLHPMGWDAFGLPAENAAIDRGVPPSKWTYQNIDQMRQQLQHLGLSIDWDCEVATCSPDYYKWTQWIFLQFYQAGLAYQKQAAVNWDPIDQTVLANEQVDSEGRSWRSGAKVERKLLRQWFFKITDYAEELLNDLEKLPGWPERVKLMQANWIGKSIGAYLEFPIVGSSEKIGVYTTRPDTVYGVSYVVLAPEHPLTQLVTTTEQQAAVAAFVNEVTNQSELERTAEDKPKRGIPTGGKAINPFTGEEIPIWIADYVLYEYGTGAVMGVPAHDARDFKFAKEQNLPIKVVIIPEGGDASAPLEAAYTEPGILVNSRQFDGMNSIDGKKAIVEYAEKQGFGKERVQYRLRDWLISRQRYWGAPIPIIHCPDCGAVPVPDQDLPVKLPEDVEFTGRGGSPLAKLESWVNVPCPNCGTPAKRETDTMDTFIDSSWYFLRFTDAKNEQQVFDSAKVNDFMPVDQYVGGIEHAILHLLYSRFFTKVLRDRGLLNFDEPFQRLLTQGMVQGLTYFNPNKGGKDKWVPSYLVDPNDPRDPQTGEPLQRIYATMSKSKGNGVAPEDVINKYGVDTARMFILFKAPPEKDLEWDEADVEGQFRFLNRVWRLVTEFVNSHLSSVTNKGQRTKDKGQMTKIEKDLRRAIHTAIKEVSEDVEDEYQFNTAISELMKLSNALTDATCKDSPVYAEGTETLVVLLAPFAPHIADELWHLLGNTNSVHTQTWPKYDLAALVADEINLVIQIMGKTRGAILVPAQADKAELEKYALESEIGKRYLEGKEIKKVIVVPGKLINFVIGQ, from the coding sequence GTGGATTCCCGATATAACCCAACCGCAATTGAGGAAAAATGGCAAAAGACATGGAATGAACTTGGCTTAGATAAAACTTCCCCAGACACCAATAAGCCAAAATACTACGCCCTGTCCATGTTCCCCTATCCATCGGGCAGCCTGCACATGGGTCACGTCCGTAATTATACGATTACCGATGTGATTGCCCGCCTCAAGCGAATGCAAGGGTATCGGGTACTGCATCCGATGGGTTGGGATGCTTTCGGTTTGCCCGCAGAAAACGCCGCCATTGATCGGGGTGTTCCCCCTTCCAAGTGGACTTATCAAAATATCGACCAGATGCGGCAGCAATTGCAACATCTGGGTTTATCAATTGATTGGGATTGTGAAGTTGCCACCTGTTCACCAGACTATTACAAATGGACACAGTGGATTTTCTTGCAGTTTTACCAAGCGGGGTTAGCTTACCAAAAACAAGCAGCTGTGAACTGGGACCCTATCGATCAAACAGTATTGGCAAACGAACAAGTTGACAGCGAAGGACGTTCCTGGCGTAGTGGGGCAAAAGTTGAACGCAAATTGTTGCGACAGTGGTTTTTCAAAATTACTGACTACGCCGAAGAATTGTTGAATGACTTGGAAAAATTGCCAGGTTGGCCGGAACGTGTCAAATTGATGCAAGCCAACTGGATTGGCAAATCTATAGGCGCATATTTGGAATTTCCCATTGTGGGTAGTTCTGAAAAAATCGGTGTGTATACTACCCGTCCAGATACAGTCTACGGCGTTAGTTACGTGGTGTTAGCGCCAGAACACCCGTTGACACAATTGGTGACTACAACTGAACAGCAAGCAGCAGTAGCAGCGTTTGTGAATGAAGTCACCAACCAAAGCGAATTGGAACGCACTGCTGAAGATAAGCCCAAGCGGGGTATACCGACGGGTGGTAAAGCAATTAACCCGTTTACAGGGGAAGAAATTCCTATTTGGATAGCTGATTATGTCCTGTATGAGTACGGTACAGGTGCAGTCATGGGTGTACCAGCACACGACGCACGGGATTTTAAATTTGCCAAGGAACAGAATTTACCGATTAAAGTGGTAATTATTCCGGAAGGAGGCGATGCATCAGCCCCATTAGAAGCAGCTTACACCGAACCTGGAATTTTGGTGAATTCTAGGCAATTTGATGGTATGAATTCCATCGATGGCAAAAAAGCAATCGTAGAATATGCCGAAAAACAAGGCTTTGGCAAAGAACGAGTGCAGTATCGCTTGCGGGATTGGTTGATTTCCCGACAACGTTACTGGGGCGCGCCTATCCCTATCATCCACTGTCCCGACTGTGGTGCAGTACCTGTTCCCGATCAAGACTTGCCCGTAAAATTACCAGAAGATGTAGAATTTACCGGACGTGGTGGTTCGCCTTTGGCTAAATTGGAAAGCTGGGTGAATGTACCTTGTCCAAACTGCGGTACACCAGCCAAGCGGGAAACTGACACGATGGATACGTTTATTGATTCATCGTGGTATTTCTTGCGGTTTACTGATGCGAAAAACGAACAGCAAGTTTTCGACTCTGCTAAAGTAAACGACTTCATGCCCGTGGATCAATATGTGGGTGGCATTGAACACGCGATTTTACATTTGTTGTATTCGCGGTTCTTTACCAAAGTATTACGAGATAGAGGCTTGTTGAACTTTGACGAACCCTTCCAACGCTTGTTAACTCAAGGTATGGTGCAGGGTTTGACTTATTTCAACCCTAACAAAGGTGGTAAAGATAAATGGGTTCCCTCCTATCTTGTTGATCCTAACGATCCCCGCGATCCTCAAACTGGCGAACCACTCCAACGTATCTACGCCACAATGTCCAAATCAAAAGGCAATGGTGTAGCGCCAGAAGATGTGATTAATAAATACGGTGTCGATACCGCCCGGATGTTCATCTTATTCAAAGCACCCCCAGAAAAAGACTTGGAGTGGGATGAAGCAGATGTAGAAGGGCAATTCCGTTTCTTAAATCGAGTTTGGCGCTTAGTAACTGAGTTTGTTAATAGTCATTTGTCATCTGTCACAAACAAAGGACAAAGGACAAAAGACAAAGGACAAATGACAAAAATCGAAAAAGACTTGCGACGGGCAATTCACACGGCGATCAAAGAAGTCAGTGAAGACGTAGAGGACGAATATCAATTCAACACCGCTATTTCAGAATTGATGAAGCTAAGTAATGCCCTCACTGATGCTACTTGTAAAGACTCGCCAGTATACGCAGAAGGTACTGAGACTTTAGTTGTCCTGCTGGCGCCTTTTGCACCCCACATTGCTGATGAGTTATGGCATTTATTGGGTAACACCAACTCAGTCCATACCCAAACCTGGCCGAAGTATGATTTAGCAGCATTGGTTGCTGATGAAATTAACTTAGTGATTCAGATTATGGGTAAAACTCGCGGTGCAATTCTAGTTCCTGCACAAGCAGACAAAGCAGAGTTGGAGAAGTATGCCCTGGAATCGGAAATTGGTAAGCGCTACCTCGAAGGTAAAGAAATCAAAAAGGTGATTGTAGTACCTGGTAAGTTGATTAATTTTGTGATTGGTCAATAG
- a CDS encoding gamma-glutamylcyclotransferase family protein, translated as MIELKKKYSDLLRVFVYGTLKPGEANYNIYCDRKVVNATKAYALGKLFALPQGYPAMTLGNNCVYGYLLEFNCPDILAELDELEDYHPARPASENLYNRQQIEIYDLQGRSLGWAWVYLMTLQMIEQLRGIYQADGWWTN; from the coding sequence ATGATTGAATTAAAGAAAAAATATTCTGATTTGTTGCGGGTGTTTGTTTATGGCACCCTCAAACCAGGAGAAGCTAATTATAATATCTACTGCGATCGCAAAGTGGTAAATGCGACTAAAGCTTATGCACTAGGCAAACTGTTTGCTCTACCCCAAGGCTACCCAGCCATGACATTGGGAAATAATTGTGTCTACGGGTATTTACTAGAATTTAATTGTCCCGATATTCTAGCTGAACTAGATGAACTGGAAGATTACCACCCCGCTAGACCTGCTTCGGAAAATTTGTATAATCGCCAACAAATAGAAATATATGATTTACAAGGACGTTCCCTTGGCTGGGCTTGGGTTTACTTGATGACCTTACAAATGATTGAACAATTGCGAGGTATTTACCAAGCTGATGGTTGGTGGACTAATTGA
- a CDS encoding sigma-70 family RNA polymerase sigma factor, with amino-acid sequence MSESITVSWSTVDARLPEASVQVDKLSNHDLILRCQTGLRPDRAAFAELLRRYQSQVDRVLYHLAPDWSDRADLAQEVWIRVYRNIHRLQEPSKFRGWLSRIATNLFYDELRKRKRVVSPVSLDAPRSVDDGEMDWEIAGDTPGPEEELTTREFYEQLRDAIADLPEVFRTTIVLREIEGMAYEEIAEITGVSLGTVKSRIARARARLQSQLQTYLGS; translated from the coding sequence ATGAGCGAATCGATTACTGTATCCTGGTCAACTGTTGATGCAAGACTCCCGGAAGCATCAGTGCAAGTTGACAAACTTTCTAACCACGATTTAATTTTACGCTGTCAGACTGGACTGCGCCCAGATCGTGCTGCATTTGCAGAACTACTGCGTCGTTATCAATCCCAAGTCGATAGGGTATTGTATCATTTGGCCCCTGATTGGTCTGACAGAGCGGATCTCGCTCAAGAAGTTTGGATTCGGGTCTATCGCAATATTCACCGATTGCAAGAACCATCTAAATTTCGGGGTTGGTTAAGCCGCATTGCTACTAACTTGTTCTACGACGAGTTACGCAAACGCAAGCGAGTTGTCAGTCCTGTCTCGCTGGATGCTCCCCGTTCGGTAGACGACGGCGAAATGGATTGGGAAATCGCAGGAGATACTCCTGGACCAGAGGAAGAACTTACAACTAGAGAGTTTTATGAGCAATTGCGAGACGCGATCGCGGATCTGCCTGAGGTGTTCCGTACGACGATAGTTCTAAGGGAAATTGAGGGTATGGCATACGAAGAAATTGCCGAAATCACAGGAGTTTCCTTAGGAACAGTCAAATCGAGAATAGCCAGAGCTAGAGCCAGGTTGCAATCGCAGTTACAAACTTATCTTGGTTCCTAG
- a CDS encoding L,D-transpeptidase, protein MATVRNESVTRMAMLLCFGTGFLSLAVHWHVSNLMEPPTNQDTSGIYVATAAGTTTKPKSSIPNETHKANVSRPIQSLLAKVSMPQKPSTVLASANQTHVVVDLSDRRVYVYRQDQVIASYPTGIGKKGWETPTGTFEIQNMRRNPIWRHPITGKVFPAGVNSPLGDRWIGFWSDGHNKIGFHGTPDDSLVGSAVSHGCLRMRTPDVRMLFQQVRVGTKVEVRQ, encoded by the coding sequence ATGGCGACGGTAAGAAATGAATCTGTAACGCGTATGGCGATGTTACTTTGTTTTGGCACGGGCTTCTTATCTCTCGCTGTCCATTGGCATGTTTCTAATTTGATGGAACCTCCCACAAATCAAGACACTAGTGGAATTTATGTAGCAACGGCAGCAGGTACAACTACAAAGCCAAAAAGTTCCATCCCCAATGAAACACACAAAGCTAATGTCTCTCGCCCGATTCAGTCCCTGTTGGCTAAGGTTTCGATGCCCCAAAAGCCTTCTACTGTTCTGGCATCTGCCAATCAGACACATGTAGTAGTTGATTTAAGCGATCGCCGCGTTTATGTTTACCGTCAAGATCAAGTTATTGCCAGTTATCCTACTGGCATAGGTAAAAAAGGCTGGGAAACACCCACAGGTACTTTTGAAATTCAAAACATGCGGCGCAACCCTATTTGGCGTCACCCAATCACAGGTAAAGTGTTCCCAGCAGGTGTAAATAGCCCTCTGGGAGATAGATGGATAGGTTTTTGGTCAGATGGCCACAACAAAATCGGCTTTCACGGTACACCAGATGATAGCTTAGTGGGTAGTGCCGTTTCCCACGGTTGCTTGCGTATGCGTACTCCCGATGTTCGTA